From Leifsonia sp. fls2-241-R2A-40a, one genomic window encodes:
- a CDS encoding YidC/Oxa1 family membrane protein insertase → MDFFSWPPIAAVLDGAYGLVTGLSAAVEPFAGTAAGLVAVVALTMLVRILLIPVGISQVRAEYSRRRLAPHLAELQRRHAGDRETLARKTMELYRAEQVSPFAGMLPLLAQIPVVTLLYAVFTHATIAGHANGLLGEHAFGAPLGTSFVGLTGAGAGVWPAMLVYLGVLALIAIVTTVSRRVLTLPQPEGSPAPVGMLRALSFLPYVTVVFAAFVPLAAAVYILTSTAWTVAERWTLRRLLDPARRAGGTASPTTSH, encoded by the coding sequence ATGGACTTCTTCTCCTGGCCGCCCATCGCGGCCGTCCTCGACGGGGCGTACGGCCTCGTCACCGGCCTGTCCGCCGCCGTCGAACCGTTCGCGGGAACGGCCGCGGGCCTCGTCGCCGTCGTCGCGTTGACGATGCTCGTCCGCATCCTGCTCATCCCTGTCGGCATCAGCCAGGTGCGGGCCGAGTACAGCCGCCGCCGGCTCGCGCCGCACCTCGCCGAGCTGCAACGGCGCCACGCGGGGGACCGCGAGACGCTCGCCCGCAAGACCATGGAGCTGTACCGGGCGGAGCAGGTGTCGCCGTTCGCGGGGATGCTGCCGCTGCTGGCGCAGATCCCGGTCGTCACCCTCCTCTACGCGGTCTTCACCCATGCGACCATCGCCGGGCACGCCAACGGCCTGCTGGGCGAGCACGCCTTCGGCGCGCCGCTCGGAACGAGCTTCGTCGGGCTGACGGGGGCCGGAGCGGGCGTCTGGCCCGCGATGCTCGTGTACCTCGGCGTCCTGGCGCTGATCGCGATCGTGACGACGGTGTCCCGCCGCGTGCTCACGCTGCCGCAGCCGGAAGGTTCGCCGGCGCCGGTCGGGATGCTGCGCGCGCTGTCGTTCCTGCCGTACGTGACCGTGGTCTTCGCGGCGTTCGTCCCGCTGGCGGCTGCGGTGTACATCCTGACCTCGACCGCCTGGACGGTCGCGGAGAGGTGGACGCTCCGGCGGCTGCTCGACCCCGCACGCCGCGCCGGCGGCACTGCCTCACCGACGACCTCGCACTGA
- a CDS encoding DUF6412 domain-containing protein, which translates to MTALLELLGRALASALGMPGLGMHGGSPAGVVALAGVAGALGLVAVVAAAALRSVAALAASLRVRSAWARPVEPVAGWLAQSQSAPDADGRPRPRAPGLSLPVA; encoded by the coding sequence ATGACCGCCCTGCTCGAGCTCCTCGGACGCGCACTCGCGTCGGCGCTCGGCATGCCCGGGCTCGGGATGCACGGAGGCAGCCCCGCTGGAGTCGTGGCCCTCGCCGGTGTGGCCGGCGCGCTGGGTCTCGTCGCCGTGGTGGCGGCCGCCGCGCTGCGCTCGGTGGCGGCGCTCGCCGCATCCCTGCGGGTCCGCTCGGCGTGGGCCCGGCCGGTCGAACCGGTCGCCGGGTGGCTCGCCCAGAGCCAGTCCGCCCCGGATGCCGATGGGCGACCGCGCCCCAGGGCGCCGGGCCTCTCCCTGCCGGTCGCGTAG
- a CDS encoding SDR family oxidoreductase: MSRVAIIGAHGKVAQQLMRVLYDRGDEFVGVVRNEEHADDVYRLGGEGALVDIEKAEAGELAKAIEGCDAVVFTAGAGAGSGIERKRTVDYGGSVKSQEAAAQAGVRRFVQVSAWGVDNPVDDSDPVWKAYVEAKRDADAALRESALDWTIIRPGGLTTDEGTGRVTLGDSVPRGSIAREDVATLIAVVLHEPGAIGKQWEVIGGDTPIEDAVRALVASA; encoded by the coding sequence ATGTCTCGAGTCGCGATCATCGGTGCCCACGGAAAAGTCGCCCAGCAGCTCATGCGGGTGCTCTACGACCGCGGTGACGAGTTCGTGGGCGTCGTCCGCAACGAGGAGCACGCCGACGACGTCTACCGCCTCGGCGGCGAGGGCGCCCTCGTCGACATCGAGAAGGCGGAAGCCGGCGAGCTCGCGAAGGCCATCGAAGGCTGCGACGCCGTCGTCTTCACCGCAGGCGCCGGCGCTGGCTCCGGCATCGAGCGCAAGCGCACGGTCGACTACGGCGGCTCGGTGAAGTCGCAGGAGGCGGCAGCCCAGGCCGGCGTGCGCCGGTTCGTGCAGGTCTCCGCCTGGGGCGTCGACAACCCGGTCGACGACTCGGACCCGGTGTGGAAAGCCTACGTCGAGGCGAAGCGCGACGCCGACGCGGCGCTGCGGGAATCCGCACTCGACTGGACGATCATCCGCCCGGGCGGCCTCACCACCGATGAGGGCACCGGGCGCGTGACGCTCGGCGACAGCGTCCCGCGCGGCAGCATCGCCCGCGAGGACGTCGCCACGCTCATCGCCGTCGTGCTGCACGAGCCGGGAGCCATCGGCAAGCAGTGGGAGGTCATCGGCGGGGACACCCCCATCGAAGACGCCGTGCGGGCGCTGGTCGCCTCCGCGTAG
- a CDS encoding long-chain-fatty-acid--CoA ligase → MTTDSVTGHGGDHSPAEHSPYDAKPWVASYADGVPATVEVPDGSLSHLIDASVETYGRHVALEFFGATTTYAELGDQIARAAEGLRKLGVSKGDRVALVLPNCPQHVAAFYAVLRLGAVVVEHNPLYTPRELRHQFEDHGATVAIVWDKVAATVQALPADLGVTTVISVDLTRAMPASKRFALRLPVRAARTAREQLTAKTSGTVSWDSLVASRRLKTSYPRPERDDLALIQYTSGTTGLPKGAMLSHGNLNVNAAQARAWVPTIERGSSVVYAVLPLFHAYGLTLCLTFAMSMGARLVLFPKFDPDLVLDVVKKHPPTFLPAVPPIYERLVQAAEKRTVSLSGIEIAISGAMSLPQAIVDLWEDKTGGYLVEGYGLSECSPVLMANPVGATRKPGTVGLALPSTELRVADPEDPSSDRPFGEEGELLARGPQVFSGYWRKPDESAKVFTGDGWFRTGDIVTMDEDGFVRIVDRIKELIVTGGFNVSPTEVEDALRSFPGVTDVAVVGLPDRRGGEVVVAAVVMEPGASFDEDAIRAYGRDCLTPYKVPKHVYAVDELPRSIVGKVIRRKVRDKLLADQSK, encoded by the coding sequence GTGACAACGGACAGCGTGACCGGCCACGGCGGCGACCACTCCCCCGCCGAGCACTCCCCCTACGATGCGAAACCCTGGGTGGCCAGCTACGCGGACGGCGTTCCCGCAACGGTCGAGGTCCCGGACGGCTCGCTCTCCCACCTCATCGACGCCTCCGTCGAGACGTACGGCCGGCACGTCGCGCTCGAGTTCTTCGGCGCGACCACGACCTATGCCGAGCTGGGCGACCAGATCGCGCGTGCGGCGGAGGGGCTGCGCAAGCTCGGCGTCTCCAAGGGCGACCGCGTCGCTCTCGTGCTGCCGAACTGCCCGCAGCATGTCGCCGCCTTCTATGCGGTGCTTCGCCTCGGGGCGGTCGTGGTGGAGCACAACCCGCTCTACACGCCGCGCGAACTGCGGCACCAGTTCGAGGACCACGGCGCCACCGTCGCCATCGTCTGGGACAAGGTCGCCGCGACCGTGCAGGCGCTTCCCGCCGACCTCGGCGTCACCACCGTCATCTCGGTGGACCTGACCCGCGCCATGCCCGCTTCGAAGCGCTTCGCGCTGCGGCTTCCCGTCCGCGCGGCCCGCACGGCGCGCGAGCAGCTGACCGCGAAGACCTCCGGGACCGTCTCCTGGGACTCGCTCGTCGCCTCCCGCCGCCTGAAGACGTCGTACCCGCGACCGGAGCGCGACGATCTCGCGCTCATCCAGTACACCTCCGGCACGACCGGCTTGCCCAAAGGCGCCATGCTCAGCCACGGCAACCTGAACGTCAACGCCGCGCAGGCGCGCGCCTGGGTGCCGACGATCGAGCGCGGCTCGTCGGTCGTCTACGCCGTGCTGCCGCTCTTCCACGCCTACGGGCTCACGCTGTGCCTGACCTTCGCGATGAGCATGGGCGCGCGGCTGGTGCTCTTCCCCAAGTTCGACCCTGACCTGGTGCTGGATGTGGTGAAGAAGCATCCCCCGACGTTCCTCCCCGCGGTCCCCCCGATCTACGAGCGGCTGGTGCAGGCGGCGGAGAAGCGCACGGTGTCGCTCTCGGGCATCGAGATCGCCATCTCGGGAGCCATGAGCCTGCCGCAGGCCATCGTCGACCTGTGGGAGGACAAGACCGGCGGCTACCTCGTCGAGGGCTACGGCCTCTCGGAATGCTCGCCGGTGCTGATGGCGAACCCGGTCGGCGCGACCCGCAAGCCGGGGACGGTCGGCCTGGCGCTCCCGAGCACCGAGCTGCGCGTGGCCGACCCGGAGGACCCGTCCAGCGACCGGCCGTTCGGCGAGGAGGGCGAGCTGCTCGCCCGTGGCCCGCAGGTGTTCTCGGGATACTGGCGCAAGCCCGACGAGTCGGCGAAGGTCTTCACCGGCGACGGCTGGTTCCGCACCGGCGACATCGTGACGATGGATGAGGACGGCTTCGTCCGCATCGTCGACCGCATCAAGGAGCTCATCGTCACCGGCGGCTTCAACGTCTCCCCGACCGAGGTCGAGGACGCGCTGCGCTCGTTCCCGGGCGTCACCGACGTCGCGGTCGTCGGGCTCCCGGACCGCCGGGGTGGCGAGGTCGTCGTCGCCGCCGTCGTGATGGAGCCGGGTGCGTCGTTCGACGAGGACGCCATCCGCGCCTACGGCCGCGACTGCCTGACGCCGTACAAGGTGCCGAAGCACGTCTACGCCGTGGACGAGCTGCCGCGCTCCATCGTCGGCAAGGTCATCCGCCGGAAGGTGCGGGACAAGCTCCTCGCCGACCAGTCGAAGTAG
- a CDS encoding PaaI family thioesterase: MDDARTEQAPIERTRTVTWEDPAPGVAQMPTMTGLEYLRSMLRGELPPPPITALMRMTLVAADPGTATFVCEPDESHYNPIGTVHGGYVCTALDSALGCAVQTTLPQGQGYTSIEIKVNYLRPVFAHTGALTCTATVTKPGNRVAFADGVITDSTGKAVATATGSLLVFPIA, translated from the coding sequence ATGGACGACGCCCGCACCGAACAGGCCCCGATCGAACGCACCCGCACCGTCACCTGGGAGGACCCGGCCCCCGGCGTCGCCCAGATGCCGACGATGACCGGCCTCGAATATCTGCGGTCGATGCTGCGCGGGGAACTGCCGCCGCCTCCGATCACGGCGCTGATGCGGATGACGCTGGTCGCCGCCGACCCCGGAACGGCGACGTTCGTCTGCGAGCCCGACGAGTCGCACTACAACCCGATCGGCACGGTGCACGGCGGCTACGTGTGCACCGCGCTGGACTCGGCACTGGGATGCGCGGTGCAGACGACGCTCCCGCAGGGGCAGGGCTACACCTCGATCGAGATCAAGGTGAACTACCTGCGCCCGGTGTTCGCGCACACGGGCGCGCTCACCTGCACGGCGACCGTCACGAAGCCCGGGAACCGGGTGGCGTTCGCCGACGGGGTGATCACCGACTCCACGGGCAAAGCGGTCGCCACGGCCACCGGGTCGCTGCTGGTGTTCCCGATCGCCTGA
- a CDS encoding oxygenase MpaB family protein — translation MTGTAVDRVLGPVRSRLIETLAGRSDEVPAWILRLESGEDEGFFSPDSAAWAVHGGMPTLVAGVRALLLQALHPGALAGVRDHSRYREDPLGRLAGTIQWIHTVTFGSRGQAIAGSEMVQALHRRVTGTYVDGHGVERPYTANDPDLARWVHLAFTDAFLTAHEHWGAPIPGGADGYVAEWATAAELMGVQDPPRTAAALRAEIDAVTDAGELRGGDDVEEIVRFIRRAPLRRMLRPSYRVVFRAAVSTLEPRHRALLGMPPTRTERLLPLHTATAAVLGGAGVLLGPQPQAELAARRRLERLAAA, via the coding sequence ATGACCGGAACCGCCGTCGACCGCGTTCTCGGACCGGTCCGCTCCCGCCTGATCGAGACCCTCGCCGGGCGGTCCGACGAGGTGCCGGCGTGGATCCTCCGCCTGGAGTCGGGCGAGGACGAGGGCTTCTTCTCGCCGGACAGCGCGGCGTGGGCCGTGCACGGCGGCATGCCGACCCTCGTGGCCGGCGTTCGAGCGCTGCTGCTGCAGGCGCTGCATCCCGGAGCGCTCGCGGGGGTTCGCGACCACTCCCGCTACCGCGAAGACCCGCTGGGCCGCCTCGCGGGGACCATCCAGTGGATCCACACGGTCACCTTCGGCAGCCGCGGCCAGGCGATCGCCGGCTCCGAGATGGTGCAGGCGCTGCACCGGCGCGTGACGGGCACCTACGTGGACGGGCACGGCGTCGAGCGCCCGTACACGGCCAACGATCCGGACCTCGCCCGCTGGGTGCATCTCGCGTTCACGGATGCCTTCCTGACGGCGCATGAGCACTGGGGCGCGCCCATCCCGGGAGGGGCGGACGGCTACGTCGCGGAATGGGCGACCGCGGCCGAGCTCATGGGCGTCCAGGATCCGCCGCGCACCGCCGCCGCCCTGAGGGCCGAGATCGACGCGGTCACCGACGCGGGGGAGTTGCGTGGCGGGGACGACGTCGAGGAGATCGTCCGGTTCATCCGGCGGGCACCGCTGCGCCGGATGCTGCGCCCGTCGTACCGGGTCGTCTTCCGCGCAGCGGTCTCGACGCTCGAGCCGCGCCACCGGGCACTGCTCGGGATGCCGCCCACGCGCACCGAGCGACTGCTGCCGCTGCACACCGCGACGGCGGCCGTGCTCGGCGGAGCCGGCGTGCTGCTGGGGCCGCAGCCGCAGGCGGAACTGGCGGCACGACGACGGCTGGAACGTCTCGCCGCTGCATGA
- a CDS encoding YbaK/EbsC family protein: MGVFTLGGLTTAPASTRTDLVAPATLTTLEALGWLDQVGVVEIDPDISDTAATRHEFGLDASNLANCVVVGGKREGVERIAACVVLSTTRADVNNTVKRLLDVRKASFLPMDRAVELTGMEYGGITPIGLPDGWPVLVDSGVLEADVVIIGSGVRRSKILLPGRLLGELPNAQAIDGLGLEVSAG; encoded by the coding sequence ATGGGCGTCTTCACTCTCGGCGGGCTCACCACGGCTCCTGCATCAACCCGCACCGATCTCGTCGCCCCGGCGACGCTGACGACGCTGGAGGCGCTCGGCTGGCTCGACCAGGTCGGCGTCGTCGAGATCGACCCGGACATCTCCGACACCGCCGCGACGCGCCACGAGTTCGGGCTGGATGCGTCGAACCTCGCCAACTGCGTGGTCGTCGGAGGCAAGCGGGAGGGCGTCGAACGCATCGCCGCCTGTGTCGTCCTCTCGACCACCCGGGCCGACGTCAACAACACAGTGAAGCGGCTGCTCGACGTTCGCAAGGCCTCCTTCCTGCCGATGGACCGTGCGGTCGAGCTGACCGGCATGGAGTACGGCGGCATCACCCCGATCGGGCTTCCGGACGGCTGGCCCGTGCTGGTCGACTCCGGCGTGCTGGAGGCCGACGTCGTCATCATCGGGTCCGGCGTCCGCCGCTCGAAGATCCTGCTGCCGGGCCGCCTGCTCGGCGAGCTGCCGAACGCCCAGGCGATCGACGGGCTCGGCCTCGAGGTGTCTGCCGGATGA
- the gatB gene encoding Asp-tRNA(Asn)/Glu-tRNA(Gln) amidotransferase subunit GatB, with product MANTAQKVQLMDYDKALELFEPVLGFEVHVELNTKTKMFCGCANEFGSGANTNTCPTCLGLPGGMPQVNEKAIESSIRLGLALGCEIAESSRFARKNYFYPDLAKDFQTSQYDEPIAHDGTITIELENGRELTIEIERAHMEEDAGKLTHVGGATGRIQGADYSLVDFNRGGVPLVEIVTKIIEGAEADAPEVGRVYVRAIRDIVKGLGVSNARMEEGNVRCDANISLRRRGSTELGTRTETKNVNSLRSIERAVRYEIQRQAAILDAGGTIVQETRHWHEDSGTTSAGRPKSDADDYRYFPEPDLVPVAPSREWVEELRGTLPEQPAARRKRLTAEWGFTALEFQDVANADLLDEVEATIAAGATPAAARKWWTGEIARLANAQNVPAGTLVSPQHVAELAGLIDAGTLTDRLARQVLEGVIAGEGRPQEVVDARGLAVVSDDGALIAAIDEALAAQPDVLAKIRDGKVQAAGAVIGAVMKAMRGQADAARVRELVLERASAE from the coding sequence ATGGCGAACACTGCCCAGAAGGTCCAGCTGATGGACTACGACAAGGCCCTGGAGCTGTTCGAGCCGGTGCTCGGCTTCGAGGTGCACGTCGAGCTCAACACCAAGACCAAGATGTTCTGCGGCTGCGCCAACGAGTTCGGCTCCGGCGCCAACACGAACACCTGCCCGACCTGCCTGGGGCTCCCGGGCGGCATGCCGCAGGTGAACGAGAAGGCCATCGAGTCGAGCATCCGCCTGGGTCTCGCGCTCGGCTGCGAGATCGCGGAGTCGAGCCGTTTCGCCCGGAAGAACTACTTCTACCCGGACCTCGCCAAGGACTTCCAGACGTCCCAGTACGACGAGCCGATCGCGCACGACGGCACGATCACCATCGAGCTCGAGAACGGGCGCGAGCTCACCATCGAGATCGAGCGCGCCCACATGGAGGAGGACGCCGGCAAGCTGACGCACGTCGGCGGCGCGACGGGTCGCATCCAGGGCGCGGACTACTCGCTCGTCGACTTCAACCGCGGCGGTGTGCCGCTGGTCGAGATCGTGACGAAGATCATCGAGGGCGCCGAGGCCGACGCTCCCGAGGTCGGCCGCGTCTACGTCCGGGCCATCCGCGACATCGTCAAGGGTCTCGGCGTGTCCAACGCGCGCATGGAGGAGGGAAACGTCCGCTGCGACGCGAACATCTCCCTCCGCCGCCGCGGCAGCACCGAGCTAGGTACCCGGACCGAGACGAAGAACGTCAACTCGCTGCGGTCGATCGAGCGCGCGGTACGCTACGAGATCCAGCGTCAGGCGGCCATCCTCGACGCCGGCGGCACCATCGTGCAGGAGACGCGCCACTGGCACGAGGACTCGGGCACGACGAGCGCGGGCCGTCCGAAGTCGGACGCCGACGACTACCGCTACTTCCCGGAGCCCGACCTCGTGCCGGTCGCCCCGAGCCGCGAGTGGGTCGAGGAGCTGCGCGGCACTCTGCCGGAGCAGCCCGCCGCGCGCCGCAAGCGTCTCACCGCCGAGTGGGGCTTCACCGCCCTCGAGTTCCAGGACGTCGCCAACGCCGACCTGCTCGACGAGGTCGAGGCCACGATCGCAGCGGGCGCGACCCCCGCGGCCGCCCGCAAGTGGTGGACCGGAGAGATCGCCCGTCTCGCCAACGCGCAGAACGTGCCTGCGGGCACGCTGGTCAGCCCGCAGCACGTCGCGGAGCTCGCCGGTCTGATCGACGCGGGCACCCTGACCGACCGTCTCGCACGTCAGGTGCTCGAAGGCGTCATCGCCGGCGAGGGACGTCCGCAGGAGGTCGTCGACGCCCGCGGGCTCGCGGTCGTCTCGGACGACGGCGCGCTGATCGCCGCGATCGACGAGGCCCTGGCCGCTCAGCCGGACGTGCTGGCGAAGATCCGCGACGGCAAGGTGCAGGCGGCGGGTGCGGTGATCGGTGCCGTGATGAAGGCGATGCGCGGCCAGGCCGATGCCGCCCGCGTGCGCGAGCTGGTGCTCGAGCGCGCGAGCGCCGAGTAG
- the gatA gene encoding Asp-tRNA(Asn)/Glu-tRNA(Gln) amidotransferase subunit GatA — MTDLTRLSASVLAEKLAAGEVSSVDAVRAHLDRIEAVDADVHAFLHVAAEKAVRTAAEIDGRRAAGERLGPLAGVPIAIKDVLATEDMPSTSGSKILEGWIPPYDATVVRKLREADLVPLGKTNMDEFAMGSSTEHSAYGPTRNPWDLERIPGGSGGGSAAAVSAFEAPLALGSDTGGSIRQPAAVTGSVGVKPTYGGVSRYGAIALASSLDQVGPVSRSVLDAGLLHDVIGGHDKFDSTSLTDTWPSMADAARAGFREGALKGVRVGVIREIAGDGFQSGVKQRFDESLALLESAGAEIVEVSAPSFEYAVSAYYLILPAEASSNLARFDSVRFGLRVDPSEGPVTVERVMAATRDAGFGPEVKRRIILGTYALSAGYYDAYYGSAQKVRTLIQRDFSAAFEKVDVLVSPSAPTTAFKLGEKIDDPMAMYLNDITTIPANLAGVPGMGLPIGLAPEDGLPVGMQLMAPARADARLYTYGAALEQLLEEKWGGPLLAQAPDLSATEMFASEEGAV; from the coding sequence ATGACCGACCTGACCAGGCTCTCCGCCTCCGTCCTCGCCGAGAAGCTCGCCGCAGGCGAGGTCTCCTCCGTCGACGCCGTGCGCGCCCACCTCGACCGCATCGAGGCGGTGGATGCGGACGTCCACGCGTTCCTCCACGTCGCCGCCGAGAAGGCCGTGCGCACCGCAGCCGAGATCGACGGCCGCCGAGCCGCCGGCGAGCGGCTCGGCCCGCTCGCGGGCGTCCCGATCGCGATCAAGGACGTGCTGGCGACCGAGGACATGCCCTCGACGTCCGGCTCCAAGATCCTCGAGGGCTGGATTCCGCCGTACGACGCGACGGTCGTCCGCAAGCTGCGCGAGGCAGACCTCGTGCCGCTCGGCAAGACCAACATGGACGAGTTCGCCATGGGCTCCTCCACCGAGCACTCGGCCTACGGTCCGACCCGCAACCCGTGGGACCTCGAGCGCATCCCGGGTGGATCCGGCGGCGGCTCGGCTGCGGCCGTCTCCGCTTTCGAGGCTCCGCTCGCACTCGGCTCCGACACCGGCGGGTCGATCCGCCAGCCGGCCGCGGTGACGGGGTCCGTCGGCGTGAAGCCCACCTACGGCGGCGTCAGCCGGTACGGCGCCATCGCGCTCGCGAGCTCGCTCGACCAGGTGGGGCCGGTGTCCCGCTCCGTCCTCGACGCGGGCCTGCTGCACGACGTGATCGGCGGGCACGACAAATTCGACTCGACGTCGCTGACCGACACGTGGCCGTCGATGGCCGACGCGGCACGCGCCGGGTTCCGTGAGGGCGCGCTGAAGGGCGTGCGCGTCGGCGTCATCCGCGAGATCGCGGGCGACGGCTTCCAGTCGGGTGTCAAGCAGCGATTCGACGAGTCGCTCGCCCTGCTGGAGTCCGCGGGCGCCGAGATCGTCGAGGTCAGCGCGCCCAGCTTCGAGTACGCCGTCTCCGCCTACTACCTGATCCTCCCGGCCGAGGCGTCGAGCAATCTCGCGCGCTTCGACTCGGTGCGCTTCGGCCTGCGGGTCGACCCGTCAGAGGGCCCGGTGACCGTCGAGCGCGTCATGGCCGCCACCCGCGACGCGGGCTTCGGCCCCGAGGTGAAGCGCCGCATCATCCTCGGAACGTACGCACTGAGCGCGGGCTACTACGACGCCTACTACGGCAGCGCGCAGAAGGTCCGCACGCTCATCCAGCGCGACTTTTCCGCCGCCTTCGAGAAGGTGGATGTGCTGGTCAGCCCGAGCGCGCCGACCACCGCCTTCAAGTTGGGCGAGAAGATCGACGACCCGATGGCCATGTACCTGAACGACATCACCACCATCCCGGCGAACCTCGCCGGGGTACCGGGCATGGGACTCCCGATCGGCCTCGCGCCGGAGGACGGTCTGCCCGTCGGGATGCAGTTGATGGCGCCGGCCCGCGCGGACGCCCGTCTGTACACGTACGGAGCGGCGCTCGAGCAGCTGCTCGAGGAGAAGTGGGGCGGCCCGTTGCTCGCCCAGGCGCCGGATCTGAGCGCCACCGAGATGTTCGCGAGCGAAGAGGGAGCCGTCTGA
- the gatC gene encoding Asp-tRNA(Asn)/Glu-tRNA(Gln) amidotransferase subunit GatC, with protein sequence MSAEQVAHLANLARIDLSPEELESLTKELGQIVESVAKVQEVAGPDVPATSHPLPLTNVFRSDEVRPSLTVEQALSGAPAREGDRFKVATILDEE encoded by the coding sequence ATCAGCGCAGAACAGGTCGCGCACCTGGCGAACCTCGCCCGGATCGACCTCAGCCCGGAAGAGCTCGAGAGCCTCACGAAGGAGCTCGGCCAGATCGTCGAGTCCGTCGCGAAGGTCCAGGAGGTCGCCGGACCGGACGTCCCCGCGACGAGCCACCCGCTGCCGCTCACGAACGTGTTCCGCAGTGATGAGGTGCGGCCGTCGCTGACCGTCGAGCAGGCACTGTCCGGTGCTCCGGCGCGCGAGGGCGACCGCTTCAAGGTGGCCACCATCCTGGACGAGGAGTAA
- a CDS encoding alkaline phosphatase family protein, with protein MRPDDELPDQPGAAPERGSAAERGSAPEPGSAPAPRGASRRAFLTGAGLVAAGAVAGGTAGGAAGAALGAAAAHSSPTSDEVGEEYPPLPPRGGGPGFDHLVVLMYENRSFDNLLGHLYDERNLPKGKRFEGLAFGEYSNPDPAGGPDIPAHAYEGTTDFVMRQPSPDPGEVYPHVNTQLYEVIDPPSNADARLPEILPPYNAPHPGAKPTMRGFVRDYIGVLRKDTGREPALDDYRRVMGGFTPEMLPVFTTLARQFAVYDDWHSAVPSQTFCNRSFFNASTSHGYVDNGGAEGLRKWFDPKNDSPTIFNRLEEAGRSWRVYFDDRQLISLTGFIHAPVLEQFWKTHFRTMSQFYVDVAEGTLPDYAFVEPRLLYDHNDMHPPGGPMTEEEIAGGVVVGGAISDVRAGDLLLHRIYSAIRSSRSARGSNALNTMLLVTFDEHGGTYDHVAPGPATPPDDSGPGENGFGFDRLGVRVPAIAISAYTERNTIIHEEMHHGAVIATLSKKFRMKHLTERDRGARTIDNAINRTTPRQPGTWPDTHPQYLPANPEADAPAPQDEDRPLSPPGVGLVGLLMARYGAPGAQVPRTYKEAYQAVNGLGRGLFGSP; from the coding sequence ATGCGACCGGACGACGAGCTTCCCGACCAGCCAGGCGCTGCGCCTGAGCGGGGTTCGGCGGCTGAGCGGGGTTCGGCGCCCGAACCGGGTTCCGCTCCTGCTCCGCGCGGGGCGAGCCGCCGCGCGTTCCTCACCGGCGCGGGCCTCGTTGCTGCCGGTGCGGTGGCCGGCGGCACAGCGGGTGGCGCGGCGGGTGCGGCCCTCGGGGCGGCCGCCGCGCACAGCTCGCCCACCTCGGACGAAGTGGGCGAGGAGTATCCGCCCCTCCCGCCGCGCGGTGGAGGTCCGGGGTTCGACCACCTCGTCGTGCTGATGTACGAGAACCGCTCGTTCGACAACCTGCTGGGCCACCTCTACGACGAGCGGAACCTCCCGAAGGGCAAGCGGTTCGAGGGTCTCGCGTTCGGCGAGTACAGCAACCCGGATCCGGCGGGCGGTCCGGACATCCCGGCGCACGCCTACGAGGGCACCACCGATTTCGTCATGCGGCAGCCGTCGCCCGACCCCGGCGAGGTGTACCCGCACGTCAACACCCAGCTGTACGAGGTCATCGATCCGCCCTCCAACGCCGACGCCCGGCTCCCGGAAATCCTGCCGCCGTACAACGCGCCGCACCCCGGTGCGAAACCAACGATGCGCGGCTTCGTGCGCGACTACATCGGCGTGCTGCGCAAGGACACCGGCCGCGAGCCCGCACTCGACGACTACCGCCGCGTCATGGGCGGCTTCACGCCCGAGATGCTGCCGGTCTTCACCACGCTCGCGCGTCAGTTCGCCGTGTACGACGACTGGCACAGTGCCGTGCCGTCCCAGACGTTCTGCAACCGGTCGTTCTTCAACGCCTCGACGTCGCACGGGTACGTCGACAACGGGGGTGCCGAGGGGCTGCGCAAGTGGTTCGACCCGAAGAACGACTCGCCGACGATCTTCAACCGGCTGGAGGAGGCGGGCCGCAGCTGGCGCGTCTACTTCGACGACCGGCAGCTGATCTCGCTCACCGGCTTCATCCACGCTCCGGTCCTCGAGCAGTTCTGGAAGACGCACTTCCGCACGATGTCTCAGTTCTACGTCGATGTCGCGGAGGGCACTTTGCCCGACTACGCCTTCGTCGAGCCGCGCCTGCTGTACGACCACAACGACATGCATCCGCCGGGCGGTCCGATGACAGAGGAGGAGATCGCGGGCGGGGTCGTCGTCGGCGGTGCGATCTCCGACGTCCGTGCCGGCGACCTGCTGCTGCACCGCATCTACTCCGCCATCCGCTCCTCCCGGAGCGCCCGCGGCTCCAACGCGCTGAACACCATGCTGCTGGTGACCTTCGACGAGCACGGCGGCACCTACGATCACGTCGCACCCGGCCCCGCGACGCCGCCGGACGACAGCGGACCGGGGGAGAACGGCTTCGGGTTCGACCGGCTCGGCGTGCGCGTCCCCGCCATCGCGATCTCGGCCTACACCGAGCGCAACACGATCATCCACGAGGAGATGCACCACGGCGCGGTCATCGCCACCCTCAGCAAGAAGTTCCGGATGAAACATCTGACGGAGCGCGACCGCGGCGCGCGCACGATCGACAACGCGATCAACCGCACCACGCCGCGCCAGCCGGGGACGTGGCCCGACACGCATCCCCAGTACCTCCCCGCGAACCCGGAGGCGGACGCGCCCGCACCCCAGGATGAGGACCGTCCGCTCAGCCCGCCGGGGGTCGGACTGGTCGGCCTTCTCATGGCGCGCTACGGCGCCCCCGGGGCGCAGGTCCCGCGCACCTACAAGGAGGCCTACCAAGCGGTCAACGGGCTGGGGCGCGGGCTGTTCGGCTCGCCCTAG